Proteins encoded within one genomic window of Brassica rapa cultivar Chiifu-401-42 chromosome A09, CAAS_Brap_v3.01, whole genome shotgun sequence:
- the LOC103839636 gene encoding pollen-specific protein-like At4g18596 produces the protein MASKAFFYSFFVVSVVCLSSLAGFSAADADDFDRFQIQGSVYCDTCRVQFVTRLSKFLEGAKVKLECRSRTNGTLALTKEAVTDKTGSYMMEVTGDHEEEVCELVLVQSPDSGCSDVSEEAYLRNAAKISLTANDGIVSHETRIVNPLGFMVKTPSADCPAAFKELGIVPDVTF, from the exons atggcgTCGAAAGCCTTCTTCTACTCTTTCTTTGTCGTCTCCGTCGTGTGTTTGTCCTCTCTCGCCGGATTTTCCGCCGCCGATGCTGATGATTTTGACCGTTTTCAGATTCAGGGATCAGTTTATTGTGACACTTGCCGTGTCCAATTCGTTACCCGTCTCAGCAAATTCCTTGAAg GAGCGAAAGTGAAGTTGGAGTGCAGGAGCAGAACAAACGGAACCCTAGCGTTGACCAAAGAAGCCGTTACCGACAAAACGGGAAGCTACATGATGGAAGTAACTGGCGACCACGAAGAAGAAGTTTGCGAGCTCGTTTTGGTGCAATCACCAGACAGTGGTTGCAGCGACGTCAGCGAAGAGGCATACTTACGTAACGCCGCTAAGATCAGTCTAACGGCAAATGACGGTATCGTCTCTCACGAGACACGTATCGTTAACCCTCTCGGTTTCATGGTTAAGACACCGTCAGCTGACTGTCCCGCTGCTTTCAAGGAGCTCGGTATTGTCCCTGACGTTACTTTCTAA
- the LOC103839733 gene encoding uncharacterized protein LOC103839733, with protein MADNLHKAIRSMSLEDDEPMVLPDDPKFHVFDENALSILGRLLNPEAQNMARMIDYMPQAWRLYDRVRGIALTRDRFQFVFKREEDLETVLKDRPWSYNHWTMVLERWVPSPPRDFLSKFEVWIRIRNIPINHFTIGTMHLLASKVGFVKEIAYDPKSSQKTEYIRAKILFSATNPAFAAKNLTLPSDEIVVIEYEYEKIHKRCFQCYRLTHEKSMCPYTKPRLRRTLPSAEERPPRDSTKPASEAQRLEAPPGFPPLFPELQGEERTMALQYISHADETERRARIMRVQQSIEADKDNPPAVLTKISHDVDKEKGHVFQYDKPASEALPLVCKRAHPTQSAPSGDRNRGFNEVSSSGVSANSRSVPKGPTVFQAGIFCSTSSGALRNKKKKSRQRPPAWVRHVRPVRSSTCVNLSVTDEPVSESGTSKRKAEETETPQGNKSTKTNEDTVASDLRLLSPQ; from the coding sequence ATGGCGGACAACCTCCATAAGGCAATCCGTTCTATGTCCTTAGAAGATGATGAGCCGATGGTCCTCCCTGATGACCCTAAGTTTCATGTTTTTGATGAAAACGCGCTTAGTATCCTTGGGCGTTTACTGAATCCCGAGGCTCAGAACATGGCAAGAATGATCGATTACATGCCTCAAGCGTGGCGTCTCTACGATAGGGTGAGAGGTATCGCTCTAACACGTGACCGCTTTCAGTTTGTGTTcaagagagaagaagatttGGAAACTGTTTTAAAGGATCGTCCATGGTCCTACAACCACTGGACCATGGTTTTGGAACGCTGGGTTCCTTCTCCTCCAAGAGACTTCCTGTCCAAGTTTGAAGTGTGGATCCGCATTCGGAACATCCCTATAAACCACTTCACCATCGGAACTATGCATCTACTAGCCTCTAAAGTTGGCTTTGTGAAGGAGATAGCGTACGATCCTAAAAGCTCTCAGAAAACAGAATACATCCGAGCTAAGATCTTGTTTTCAGCTACGAATCCAGCATTTGCGGCTAAGAACTTAACTCTCCCCTCTGATGAGATAGTGGTCATTGAATACGAGTATGAAAAGATCCATAAAAGATGCTTCCAATGCTATAGACTAACTCATGAAAAGTCTATGTGCCCTTATACCAAGCCTCGCCTGCGTAGAACTCTACCGAGCGCAGAGGAGAGACCCCCAAGGGACTCTACAAAACCTGCAAGTGAGGCTCAGCGTCTGGAAGCTCCACCAGGGTTTCCCCCTTTGTTTCCTGAACTGCAAGGAGAAGAGAGAACTATGGCCCTCCAATATATCTCTCATGCTGATGAAACTGAGCGTCGTGCACGCATAATGCGGGTGCAGCAATCTATCGAAGCCGACAAGGATAATCCCCCTGCCGTGCTGACCAAGATATCACACGATGTGGACAAGGAGAAAGGGCATGTGTTTCAGTATGACAAACCCGCTTCAGAAGCGCTACCCCTAGTCTGCAAGAGGGCTCATCCTACGCAGTCAGCTCCTAGTGGTGATCGTAACAGAGGGTTTAACGAAGTTTCTTCATCAGGGGTAAGCGCCAACTCTCGATCTGTTCCAAAAGGACCAACGGTATTTCAGGCTGGAATATTTTGCTCCACCTCATCCGGGGCCCTTCggaataagaaaaagaaatctaGGCAACGCCCTCCTGCTTGGGTTAGACATGTCCGACCAGTGCGAAGCTCAACATGCGTGAACCTAAGCGTTACTGATGAACCAGTAAGTGAGTCTGGTACATCGAAGAGGAAAGCAGAGGAGACTGAGACTCCACAAGGCAACAAATCCACAAAAACCAACGAAGATACGGTGGCGTCCGATTTGAGGCTGCTGTCTCCCCAATGA
- the LOC103839634 gene encoding protein NRT1/ PTR FAMILY 5.2 isoform X2 → MLVLTLSVSIPGIKPPECSTANAEDCKKASVLQLAVFFGALYTLAIGTGGTKPNISTIGADQFDVFDPKEKTQKLSFFNWWMFSIFFGTLFANTVLVYVQDNVGWALGYGLPTIGLAISISIFLMGTPFYRHKLPTGSPFTKMARVIVASLRKAKEPMTHDVAHFHELPSLEYERKGAFPIQPTSSLRFLDRASLKSGTTHKWNLCTITEVEETKQMLRMLPVLFITFVPSMMIAQINTLFVKQGTTLDRKITGNFSIPPASLGGFVTLSMLISIVIYDRVFVKLTRKFTGNPRGVTLLQRMGIGLVFHIVIMIVASGTERYRLNVAAEHGLIHQTKVELPLTIFALLPQFVLMGMADSFLEVAKLEFFYDQAPESMKSLGTSYSTTSLAVGNFMSSFLLSTVSEITKKRGRGWILNNLNESRLDYYYLFFAALNLVNFVLFLVVVRFYVYRAEVTDLVDVKEVQMKVKDVKENE, encoded by the exons ATGTTGGTCTTAACATTATCAGTATCCATACCGGGAATTAAACCACCAGAATGTTCAACGGCTAATGCGGAAGACTGCAAAAAGGCTTCGGTTTTACAGTTAGCGGTTTTCTTTGGAGCGTTATACACATTAGCGATCGGTACAGGCGGTACAAAACCGAACATATCTACCATAGGAGCCGATCAATTCGACGTATTCGACCCAAAGGAGAAGACTCAGAAACTATCATTCTTCAATTGGTGGATGTTTAGTATCTTCTTTGGTACACTCTTCGCAAACACTGTTCTTGTTTATGTTCAAGATAACGTAGGCTGGGCCTTGGGATATGGACTTCCGACAATAGGTCTAGCTATATCCATTTCTATTTTCTTGATGGGGACTCCGTTTTATCGTCATAAACTCCCCACGGGAAGTCCTTTCACGAAGATGGCTCGAGTCATTGTGGCTTCACTTCGCAAAGCCAAAGAGCCGATGACACATGACGTCGCACACTTTCACGAGCTGCCTTCACTGGAATATGAGCGTAAAGGTGCCTTTCCGATCCAGCCCACTTCAAGTCTAAG ATTCTTGGACAGAGCTTCACTCAAATCAGGAACAACCCATAAATGGAATCTGTGTACTATCACAGAAGTTGAAGAAACAAAACAGATGTTGAGAATGTTACCTGTATTGTTCATAACCTTCGTCCCAAGCATGATGATCGCTCAAATCAACACTTTATTTGTCAAACAAGGAACCACTTTAGACCGAAAGATCACTGGAAATTTCAGCATCCCACCAGCGAGTCTAGGCGGCTTCGTCACGCTCTCAATGCTCATCTCTATAGTCATATACGATCGAGTCTTTGTCAAGCTAACTCGAAAATTCACTGGAAATCCAAGAGGCGTTACTCTGCTTCAACGAATGGGCATTGGTCTCGTCTTCCACATCGTCATCATGATCGTCGCATCTGGCACTGAGAG GTATAGACTCAATGTCGCTGCTGAACATGGACTCATACACCAAACCAAAGTAGAGCTACCCTTGACTATCTTTGCGTTGCTTCCTCAGTTTGTGCTAATGGGTATGGCTGATTCGTTCTTAGAAGTTGCAAAGCTCGAGTTTTTCTACGACCAAGCTCCTGAGAGCATGAAAAGTCTAGGAACATCGTATTCGACAACGAGTTTAGCCGTTGGGAATTTTATGAGTAGTTTCTTGCTGTCAACGGTTTCTGAGATAACGAAAAAGCGAGGAAGGGGATGGATTTTGAACAATCTTAATGAGTCTAGGTTGGATTATTATTACTTGTTCTTTGCGGCTTTAAATTTGGTTAACTTCGTCTTGTTCTTGGTCGTGGTTAGGTTTTATGTTTATAGGGCTGAGGTTACTGATTTAGTTGATGTGAAAGAGGTGCAAATGAAGGTAAAGGATGTCAAAGAGAATGAGTAG